In one Tenuifilum sp. 4138str genomic region, the following are encoded:
- a CDS encoding alpha-amylase family glycosyl hydrolase: MKYRLLALITVTFLVSSCQKSLRIEHATTSPAVHDLLSVIQLAGDSTLVYLTDYFPDPQVIDSVSIPSHFQYSISDSKAYLTLKADNQSLPWLSYIFIWAKGDKYCLLVRKNRKLPVTFTFDPQGKKVKSVQLAGQINDWNPSSTNLTFDGKVYKTTKLLNPGKYHYQVVIDGKWMLDPANPTFEDNGMGGYNSVLVVGNTNPEELPKLVPFSTDGNKLFIKAIGNIDKFIVLWQNYLMDDKFITSKEGFYEITIPENARGYKRSHIRIWAYNQQGESNNLLIPLEGNRVVINPSQLSRSDKHTQIMYFLLVDRFKNGNPSNDFKVNDPEIHPKANYFGGDLAGVTQKVKDGYFTKLGINTIWLSPITQNPLGAWGLYPQPRTKFSGYHGYWPVSSSKVDFRFGTESELNELIAEAHKRNMNVILDYVANHVHQEHPLYKQHPDWATSLYLPDGSLNTERWDEYRLTTWFDTFLPTLDLERPEVYEPMTDSALFWVSHYDLDGFRHDATKHIHENFWRRLTQKIKLNLPNKPVYQIGETYGSHELIASYIGSGMLDAQFDFNIYDASVAAFARNDYPFTKLDGALHQTFSYFGWINLMGYISGNQDRGRFISYAGGALRFGEDAKKAGWTREIGVGDSTAYAKLCMLNAFNMTIPGVPTIYYGDEFGMPGGNDPDNRRMMKFDGLSTLEQQTLETVTKLVNIRRNNLALVYGSFQTILVNDNVYAYVRKYFDNTVVVIFNKSNQEQVIDLQIPEYMSDSILYPNFNSKYSIQNGKLEVTLKPNSFEVFTSRIN, translated from the coding sequence ATGAAATACAGATTATTAGCATTGATTACCGTAACCTTTTTAGTAAGTTCATGCCAAAAAAGTTTACGGATTGAACATGCTACTACCAGCCCGGCAGTTCATGATTTGCTTTCAGTAATTCAGCTTGCTGGCGATAGTACATTGGTTTACCTAACCGATTACTTCCCTGATCCTCAGGTGATTGATTCAGTATCTATACCCTCACATTTTCAGTATAGCATTTCCGATAGTAAGGCATACCTTACTTTGAAAGCTGACAATCAGTCATTGCCATGGCTCTCATATATTTTTATCTGGGCTAAGGGCGATAAATACTGTTTATTGGTTCGGAAAAATCGTAAACTTCCTGTAACCTTCACCTTCGATCCTCAGGGGAAAAAGGTAAAAAGCGTTCAGCTTGCAGGGCAAATAAACGACTGGAATCCCAGTTCTACCAATCTTACATTCGATGGAAAGGTTTATAAAACTACTAAGCTTTTAAATCCGGGGAAATACCATTACCAGGTTGTTATTGACGGCAAGTGGATGCTTGACCCAGCAAACCCCACTTTTGAAGATAATGGAATGGGTGGGTATAACTCAGTGTTAGTTGTTGGCAACACAAATCCTGAGGAGCTACCCAAACTCGTTCCATTCTCAACGGATGGAAATAAATTGTTTATTAAAGCGATAGGAAATATAGATAAGTTTATTGTGCTGTGGCAGAATTACTTAATGGATGATAAATTTATTACCTCTAAGGAAGGATTTTACGAAATAACAATACCTGAAAATGCCCGAGGTTACAAGCGATCCCATATACGCATTTGGGCCTACAACCAGCAAGGGGAATCGAACAATCTACTTATACCGCTTGAGGGAAATAGGGTGGTAATAAATCCATCGCAGCTTTCCCGTAGCGATAAGCATACTCAAATCATGTATTTCCTTTTGGTTGACCGCTTTAAGAACGGCAACCCATCCAACGATTTCAAGGTGAACGATCCCGAAATACACCCCAAGGCAAATTACTTTGGTGGCGACCTGGCTGGCGTTACCCAAAAGGTTAAGGATGGATATTTTACCAAACTGGGAATCAATACTATATGGCTTTCACCAATTACTCAAAACCCCTTAGGGGCATGGGGATTATATCCACAACCCCGCACCAAATTTTCGGGCTACCATGGCTACTGGCCGGTTTCTTCTTCCAAAGTCGACTTTAGGTTTGGGACTGAGAGTGAACTTAATGAGCTTATTGCTGAAGCCCATAAGCGAAACATGAACGTTATACTCGATTACGTGGCCAACCACGTTCACCAGGAGCATCCCCTTTACAAGCAGCATCCCGACTGGGCTACATCGCTTTACCTGCCCGATGGTTCACTAAACACCGAACGCTGGGATGAGTATCGCCTTACAACTTGGTTCGATACGTTTCTTCCAACGCTCGACCTGGAACGTCCTGAGGTTTATGAACCCATGACCGACTCAGCTTTATTCTGGGTTTCCCATTACGACCTCGATGGATTCCGCCACGATGCCACTAAACATATTCACGAGAATTTCTGGCGTAGGCTTACCCAAAAAATCAAGCTTAACCTACCCAATAAACCGGTTTACCAGATTGGCGAAACCTATGGCAGCCACGAACTCATTGCAAGCTACATTGGCAGCGGCATGCTCGACGCCCAGTTCGATTTTAACATTTACGATGCCTCGGTAGCCGCTTTTGCCCGCAACGACTACCCCTTTACTAAGCTTGATGGAGCACTGCACCAAACATTCAGCTATTTTGGCTGGATTAACCTTATGGGCTATATCTCAGGAAATCAGGATAGGGGTCGTTTTATTTCCTATGCCGGTGGAGCCTTACGTTTCGGTGAGGATGCCAAAAAGGCTGGTTGGACCCGCGAAATTGGCGTTGGCGATAGTACTGCTTATGCTAAACTCTGCATGCTTAACGCATTCAACATGACCATTCCCGGTGTTCCAACCATATACTACGGCGACGAGTTTGGGATGCCCGGTGGCAACGACCCCGATAACCGCCGCATGATGAAGTTCGATGGATTATCAACCCTTGAGCAACAAACCCTTGAAACTGTTACAAAGCTTGTAAACATCCGCAGAAATAACCTGGCTCTGGTTTACGGCTCATTCCAAACCATCCTCGTAAACGATAATGTTTACGCTTACGTTCGTAAATATTTTGACAATACTGTAGTTGTAATCTTCAACAAGTCGAACCAGGAACAAGTTATCGACTTACAAATACCTGAATATATGAGTGATAGCATATTATATCCAAACTTCAATTCTAAATATTCAATCCAAAACGGGAAACTTGAAGTTACGCTTAAGCCAAACAGTTTCGAAGTATTCACATCCAGAATAAATTAG
- the cls gene encoding cardiolipin synthase translates to MVVLNILNETFLNHLTTLLWTVYIITVLSTAAMIIHEKRDPAKTSTWVLLLITLPILGLLLYIVFGQNRRKEKLFSRKEIQDIEQIEYLSHKQVIRFSSKTDIHHKLADHLSIITLLLNNSKALLTEKNEVEIFQTGNQAFDSIIESLYSATSSIHIEFYIINDDKLGNRIKNILITKAKEGVKVRVLFDDVGSWSLPKRYVKELKDAGIEIYPFMEVRFPLLTSRVNYRNHRKVVVVDGKVGYLGGMNIADRYIEGTRRLGQWYDTMLKIEGEAVHSLQVIFLIDWYFVTGKIIRERNIYFPQPTVTSYHPLQIVTSGPDSDWASIMQAFFHAITRANKHIYISTPYFIPNESILTALKTAALSGIDVRIILPGKSDSTVVYWSSLSYVSELLEAGIKVYLYQNGFNHSKVMMIDGKLAMVGSANMDIRSFEDNFEVAAFIYDNQVTERLEENFLSNLVQSQVITPQSWSKRPLKNSYKEALARLISPLF, encoded by the coding sequence ATGGTTGTCTTGAACATACTAAACGAAACGTTTTTAAACCATCTAACCACGCTGCTATGGACGGTTTATATCATTACCGTGCTTTCTACAGCCGCAATGATTATCCATGAAAAGCGCGATCCCGCTAAAACGTCCACTTGGGTTTTACTTCTTATCACATTACCAATACTTGGTTTATTACTTTATATCGTATTTGGCCAAAACCGTAGAAAGGAAAAGCTGTTTAGCCGTAAAGAGATTCAGGATATTGAACAAATAGAGTATTTAAGCCATAAACAAGTTATCCGTTTTTCCTCTAAAACCGATATTCACCATAAGCTTGCTGATCATTTAAGTATTATCACCCTTTTGCTCAACAACAGCAAGGCCCTGCTAACTGAAAAGAATGAGGTTGAGATTTTCCAGACAGGTAATCAAGCCTTCGACTCCATAATAGAATCACTTTACTCAGCAACTTCAAGCATTCATATCGAGTTTTATATTATAAATGACGATAAGCTTGGTAACCGAATTAAAAATATCCTGATAACAAAGGCTAAAGAGGGCGTTAAGGTTAGAGTACTATTCGATGATGTAGGCAGTTGGAGCCTACCCAAAAGGTATGTCAAGGAGCTAAAAGATGCTGGCATAGAGATCTATCCGTTCATGGAGGTTCGATTCCCCTTGCTTACCAGTAGGGTAAACTACCGAAACCATCGAAAAGTAGTAGTGGTCGATGGAAAAGTTGGTTATTTAGGTGGAATGAATATTGCTGACCGGTACATCGAGGGTACCCGAAGGCTTGGGCAGTGGTACGACACCATGTTGAAAATCGAGGGTGAGGCAGTTCATTCACTTCAGGTTATCTTTCTGATTGATTGGTACTTTGTTACTGGAAAAATCATAAGGGAGCGTAATATTTACTTTCCTCAGCCAACCGTTACCAGTTACCATCCCTTACAAATTGTAACAAGCGGTCCCGATTCCGATTGGGCAAGTATCATGCAAGCCTTTTTCCATGCCATAACACGTGCCAATAAGCATATTTACATATCTACGCCTTACTTTATACCTAACGAAAGTATCCTAACAGCCCTTAAAACAGCAGCACTAAGTGGGATTGATGTTAGGATTATTTTACCCGGAAAATCCGATTCTACCGTTGTTTACTGGAGTTCACTCTCTTATGTTTCCGAGCTACTGGAGGCTGGTATCAAGGTTTACCTTTACCAAAATGGCTTTAACCACTCCAAGGTGATGATGATTGATGGTAAGCTGGCCATGGTGGGGTCGGCTAATATGGATATCCGCAGCTTTGAGGATAACTTTGAGGTGGCGGCTTTCATTTACGATAATCAGGTTACTGAGAGGCTTGAGGAAAATTTCTTATCCAACCTGGTACAAAGCCAGGTTATTACACCCCAAAGCTGGAGTAAACGTCCGCTGAAAAATAGTTACAAGGAAGCGCTGGCACGATTAATTAGTCCACTCTTTTAA
- the fbaA gene encoding class II fructose-bisphosphate aldolase, with product MKRFKPGVITGKELQELFAIAKAEQFALPAVNVTGTNTMNAVLETARELGSPVIIQFSNSGASFIAGKSLSNDGQQASILGAISGAKHVHLLAEAYGVPVVLHTDHAAKKLLPWIDGLLDAGEKHFRETGKPLFSSHMLDLSEESLHENIEICKRYLERMAKMGMTLEIELGVTGGEEDGVDNTGVDSSRLYTQPEEVAYAYEELMKISPNFTIAASFGNVHGVYKPGNVVLNPIILKNSQELIKQKYATADKPVNFVFHGGSGSEKEKITEAISYGVIKMNIDTDLQWAFWEGIKNYYEAKKGYLQGQIGNPEGEDAPNKKYYDPRVWLRKGEESIVARLKEAFADLNAIGRG from the coding sequence ATGAAACGTTTTAAACCAGGCGTAATAACCGGAAAAGAGTTACAGGAACTATTTGCAATTGCTAAGGCTGAGCAGTTTGCTCTACCTGCAGTTAACGTTACTGGAACTAATACAATGAATGCCGTGCTGGAAACCGCCCGTGAGTTGGGCTCACCGGTTATTATTCAGTTTTCAAACAGCGGGGCATCGTTTATTGCAGGCAAATCGCTATCCAACGACGGTCAACAGGCTAGTATACTTGGGGCAATAAGCGGAGCTAAGCATGTTCATTTGCTGGCCGAGGCCTATGGTGTTCCCGTTGTACTTCACACCGACCACGCTGCCAAAAAACTTCTTCCATGGATTGATGGCTTGCTCGATGCGGGCGAAAAACATTTCCGCGAAACAGGAAAACCTCTTTTCAGCTCACACATGCTCGATCTTTCCGAGGAATCGCTTCATGAAAATATCGAAATCTGCAAGCGTTACCTGGAGCGAATGGCCAAAATGGGAATGACCCTGGAAATTGAGCTTGGCGTTACTGGCGGCGAGGAGGATGGCGTTGATAATACTGGTGTTGACAGCTCAAGATTATACACCCAACCCGAGGAAGTGGCTTACGCATATGAGGAGCTGATGAAAATTAGCCCCAATTTCACCATAGCAGCATCGTTTGGAAATGTGCATGGCGTTTACAAGCCCGGCAATGTGGTTCTTAACCCAATTATCCTTAAGAACTCACAGGAGCTAATTAAGCAGAAATATGCTACAGCCGATAAGCCTGTAAACTTTGTATTCCATGGTGGTAGCGGTTCCGAAAAGGAAAAAATTACTGAGGCCATCAGCTATGGAGTAATAAAGATGAATATTGATACCGATTTGCAGTGGGCTTTCTGGGAAGGCATCAAAAACTATTACGAGGCCAAGAAGGGTTACCTGCAGGGTCAAATTGGGAATCCCGAAGGGGAAGATGCTCCCAACAAGAAGTATTACGATCCTCGCGTTTGGCTTCGCAAAGGCGAAGAGTCAATTGTTGCCCGTCTCAAGGAAGCTTTTGCCGATCTTAATGCTATAGGTCGTGGGTAA
- a CDS encoding porin family protein, whose product MKRTLFILALTSLSLFSNAQFFRMGLKGGISSSNVKFSKATITDGANQYIVEQGDAKLGFHAGLFARVQIMGFFIQPELLFSRSQGEVMLKDVTLNDVYNEMQKFNKFDIPVIVGWKFGPARVGLGPVATILISENDGLKDKLADLTNQTVKNNFRSATFGYQVGVGLDILKTLTLDLKYEGNLSKLGTGITLSGTDYSFDQRNPQIIMSVGFFF is encoded by the coding sequence ATGAAAAGAACACTTTTTATTTTAGCACTCACAAGCCTTTCCCTGTTCTCTAACGCTCAGTTCTTTAGAATGGGGCTTAAGGGCGGCATTAGCTCATCCAATGTTAAGTTTAGTAAGGCAACCATTACCGACGGTGCAAACCAATACATTGTGGAGCAGGGCGATGCTAAACTTGGATTTCACGCTGGGCTATTTGCCCGGGTGCAAATTATGGGTTTCTTTATTCAACCCGAGCTGCTTTTTTCCCGCTCGCAGGGCGAGGTTATGCTTAAGGATGTTACCCTAAACGATGTTTACAACGAAATGCAAAAGTTCAACAAGTTCGATATTCCAGTTATTGTTGGATGGAAATTTGGTCCTGCTAGGGTTGGACTTGGACCGGTTGCAACAATCTTAATCTCTGAAAACGATGGCCTTAAAGATAAATTAGCCGATTTGACCAACCAAACAGTGAAAAATAATTTCAGGTCGGCAACTTTTGGGTACCAGGTAGGAGTAGGGCTCGATATTCTTAAAACCCTTACCCTCGACCTTAAATACGAAGGCAACCTCAGCAAACTTGGGACTGGCATCACTTTGAGTGGTACCGACTACTCATTCGATCAACGCAACCCACAAATCATCATGAGTGTTGGCTTCTTCTTTTAG
- a CDS encoding glycoside hydrolase family 13 protein, which yields MSTMFVVMTSLAQKPVERIEPPCWWVGMNNPNLQLLVYGKNIASAQVSINNPNIDLVGIDRVENPNYIFINLTVKPDAKPGSIDIKFTFPKGKPLTYAYELKARQAGSANRKGFDNSDVVYLVYPDRFSNGNPAIDQVSGYTDKVDRNEPYARHGGDIQGILNHLDYFKQLGVTALWLNPVLESNQPSWSYHGYAITDFYRVDPRLGSNELYKEFIDKAHAQGIKVVKDMVFNHCGGEHWWMKDVPMKNWFNLYPDYKRTNYRIPTTFDPHASVADSSLMADGWFDGHMPDLNQRNPYLANYLIQNSIWWIEYAGLDGIRMDTHPYCDKHFMAQWCAAVQNEYPNFSIVGETWVNYPAWVAYWQKDAKNRDGYNSNLEIVMDFPLMFAMHKAFDEKDGWDTGLARLYEIIAHDFVYPNPDKLFIFADNHDIGRFQRDSSQALGRLKLAMAFLLTTRGIPQIYYGTEILLPGDDAKGHGDIRRDFPGGWPTDSKSAFTPEGRTKRQNEIWNYMSTILNWRKTATAIHNGKLTHFIPENEVYVYFRHNSEQTVMVILHNGYQPKVLDTSRFAEFLSNKTSGIDIISGNKVENLAKIQLSPRSAMIIELK from the coding sequence ATGTCTACTATGTTTGTGGTGATGACATCACTTGCTCAGAAACCGGTTGAGCGTATCGAACCCCCTTGCTGGTGGGTTGGTATGAATAATCCAAACCTTCAGCTTCTGGTTTACGGGAAAAATATTGCCTCGGCACAGGTTTCTATCAACAACCCCAATATCGATCTTGTTGGTATCGATAGGGTTGAAAATCCAAACTATATCTTCATCAACCTAACCGTTAAACCCGATGCCAAGCCAGGGAGTATTGATATTAAGTTTACCTTTCCTAAGGGTAAACCACTAACTTATGCTTACGAACTTAAAGCCCGTCAAGCTGGCTCAGCCAACCGCAAAGGCTTTGATAATTCCGATGTGGTTTACCTGGTTTACCCCGACAGGTTTTCCAACGGAAACCCTGCAATTGACCAAGTTAGCGGATATACTGATAAGGTTGACCGCAATGAACCTTACGCCCGTCACGGCGGCGATATTCAGGGTATTCTGAATCACCTCGACTATTTTAAACAACTGGGAGTAACAGCGCTTTGGTTAAATCCTGTGCTCGAGAGCAACCAGCCTTCGTGGTCGTACCATGGCTATGCCATTACCGATTTTTACAGGGTTGACCCCCGCCTGGGTAGCAATGAGCTTTACAAGGAATTCATTGATAAAGCCCACGCCCAGGGCATTAAGGTAGTTAAGGATATGGTTTTCAACCACTGCGGGGGTGAGCACTGGTGGATGAAGGATGTGCCCATGAAGAACTGGTTCAACCTTTACCCCGATTACAAACGGACAAACTACCGCATTCCTACCACCTTCGACCCGCATGCTTCGGTTGCCGATAGCAGCCTAATGGCCGACGGTTGGTTCGACGGCCACATGCCCGACCTTAACCAGCGAAACCCATACCTTGCCAACTACCTAATACAGAACAGTATCTGGTGGATTGAGTATGCCGGGTTGGATGGCATCCGAATGGATACCCATCCTTATTGTGATAAGCATTTCATGGCCCAGTGGTGCGCTGCGGTTCAGAATGAATATCCTAACTTCAGCATTGTTGGCGAAACCTGGGTAAACTATCCTGCTTGGGTGGCATACTGGCAAAAGGATGCCAAAAACCGCGATGGGTATAACTCGAACCTAGAGATTGTAATGGATTTCCCCCTGATGTTTGCCATGCACAAGGCATTTGATGAGAAGGATGGATGGGATACGGGACTGGCACGCCTTTACGAGATTATTGCCCACGACTTTGTTTACCCAAATCCCGATAAACTTTTCATCTTTGCCGATAATCACGATATCGGCCGTTTCCAGCGCGATTCTTCTCAGGCATTAGGCCGTTTAAAGCTCGCCATGGCATTCCTGCTTACCACACGTGGCATTCCTCAAATTTACTACGGAACTGAGATTTTATTGCCCGGCGATGATGCCAAGGGGCATGGCGATATTCGCCGCGATTTTCCCGGCGGATGGCCAACCGATTCCAAGTCGGCTTTTACCCCTGAGGGTAGAACAAAGCGCCAAAATGAAATCTGGAACTACATGTCTACCATCCTGAATTGGCGCAAAACGGCTACTGCCATTCACAACGGAAAATTAACCCATTTTATCCCTGAGAATGAGGTATATGTTTATTTCCGCCATAACTCAGAGCAAACCGTGATGGTTATTCTTCATAACGGTTATCAACCCAAGGTTTTGGATACCTCTCGCTTTGCTGAGTTCCTTTCCAACAAAACGAGCGGAATTGATATTATTTCCGGAAATAAGGTTGAAAACCTTGCAAAGATTCAGCTTTCGCCCCGCTCGGCTATGATAATTGAGTTGAAGTAA
- a CDS encoding SDR family oxidoreductase — protein MTKALKKLTGKVVVITGASSGIGKALAYEFSRYNAKLVIGARNIDELNVIASELSSVGVEVLPVKTDVTSEGDCKNLIEQAISRYGQIDILINNAGISMRALFKDVDLKVIRHLMDVNFWGTVYCTKYALPYLLETKGSVVGVSSIAGFHGLPGRCGYSASKFAMHGFLETLRIENLKNGLHVMIAAPGFTATNVRFSALTADGTPQGMSPRDEKNMMTPEEVAKIIVKGIVKRRRNIIMGTEGKISVLAQRILPTVIDRLLYGYMAKEPNSPFK, from the coding sequence ATGACAAAGGCATTAAAAAAATTAACGGGAAAAGTAGTTGTTATTACTGGTGCATCATCGGGCATTGGAAAGGCTTTAGCCTACGAGTTTTCAAGGTATAACGCCAAGCTGGTTATTGGCGCTCGTAACATCGATGAGTTAAATGTTATTGCATCTGAACTATCCTCAGTTGGGGTAGAGGTACTGCCTGTAAAAACCGATGTGACCAGCGAGGGTGACTGTAAAAATTTAATTGAACAGGCCATAAGCAGGTACGGACAAATCGATATTCTGATCAATAACGCCGGCATTTCCATGCGTGCCCTTTTTAAGGATGTTGACCTTAAAGTTATTCGGCATCTCATGGATGTAAATTTTTGGGGTACGGTTTACTGTACAAAGTATGCATTACCCTATTTGCTTGAGACAAAAGGTTCAGTTGTAGGTGTGAGTTCCATTGCTGGATTCCACGGATTACCAGGCCGTTGTGGGTATTCAGCATCAAAATTTGCAATGCATGGTTTCCTGGAAACCCTACGTATCGAAAATCTCAAGAACGGTTTGCATGTAATGATTGCGGCTCCTGGGTTTACAGCTACTAACGTCAGATTCTCGGCTTTAACCGCCGATGGTACCCCTCAGGGTATGTCGCCTCGCGATGAGAAAAACATGATGACTCCCGAGGAGGTAGCAAAAATAATTGTTAAAGGAATTGTTAAACGCCGTAGGAATATTATCATGGGTACCGAAGGTAAAATATCGGTACTGGCCCAACGCATTCTGCCCACCGTGATCGATCGGCTTCTATACGGATACATGGCAAAAGAGCCTAATTCGCCCTTTAAATAG